In Oreochromis aureus strain Israel breed Guangdong linkage group 22, ZZ_aureus, whole genome shotgun sequence, the genomic window cacaacaacaacagcaacaacaacaacccaacaacaacaacaacaacaacagccccaacaacaacaacaaccacaacaacagctgccccccaacaacaaccacaacagctgccccaacaacaacaacaactgcaaccacaaccaacaacaacacagctgcccccaacaacaaccacaacagctgccccaacaacaacaacaacaacaacaactgcccaacaacaacaacaacagctgccccaacaacaaaacaacaacaacaacaacaactgcacagctgcaacaacaacaacctgcaacaacaacaacaacaacaacaaccacaactgctgccccaacaacaaccacaacagctgccccaacaacaacaactgctgcccccaacaacaacaacaacaacagctgccaacaacaacaacacaacaacaacaacaacaacaaactgccccaacaacaacacaactgctgccccaacaacatACAGCTgcccaacaacaacagctgccccaacaacaacaacagctgccccaacaacaacaacaactgctgccccaacaacacaactgctgcaacaacaacaacaaccacaacagctgccccaacaacaaccaacaacaacaacagctgccccaacaacaacaacaactgctgccccaacaacaacaacaactgccgGCCCCAACAACCaactgctgccccaacaacaacaacagctgccccaacaaccacaacactgccccaacaagctgcagctgccaacaacaaccacaacagctgccccaacaacaaccacaacagctgccccaacaacaactacagctgccccaacaaccacaacagctgccaacaacaacaacaacaacaacacaaccacaactgctgcccaacaacaacaacaactgcccaacaaacaacaaccaacaacagctgccccaacaacaaccacaacagctgccccaacaacaacaacaacaacagcaacaacaactgccaacaacaacaaactgcaacaacaacaaccaacaacaactgcaaccacaaccaacaacagctgccccaacaacaaccacaacagctgccccaacaacaacaacactgccccaacaacaacaacaacaactgccccaacaacaacaacaacaacaacaacaactgcccaacaacaacaacaaccacaacaactgctgcaacaacaacaacaacagctgccccaacaacaacaacgcaacaataacaacagctgccccaacaacaacaacaacaacaacaacaaacaacaacaacaacaacagctgccccaacaacaacaacaacaacagcaacaacaacaacagcagcagctgccaacaacaacaaccacacaacaacaacaacaactgcaacaacaacaacaacacaacagctgccaacagcaacaaacaactgccccaacaacaacaacaaacatgccaacccacaacaacaactgccccaacaacaacaacaacaactgcccaacaacaaccccaacaacaacaacaacaacagctgcaacaacaaccaacaacaacaacaacaacaacaacaacaacaaccacaacagctgccccaacaacaacaacaactgctgccacaacaacaaacaacaacaacaacaaccacaacaacaacaacagctgccccaacaacaaccacaactgcaacaacaacaacaactgctgccccaacaacaaaccacaactgcaacaacaacaaccacaactgcccccccaacaacaacaacagctgccccaacaacaacaacaacaacagctgccccaacaacaacaacaacaacaactgccccaacaacaacaacaactgctgccccaacaacaaacacaactgcacagcaacaaccacaacaactgccccaacaacaacacaacaactgccccaacaacaacaaccacaacagctgccccaacaacaaccacaaactgcccaacaacaacaacaacaacaaccacaactgccccaacaacaaccacaacagctgccccaacaacaaccacaacaactgcaactgccccaacaacaacaacacaaaccaacaactacaacagctgccccaacaacaaccacaacaacagctgcccaacaacaacaaccacaacaacaccccaacaaccacaacactactgctgcaacaacaacaacaaacagctgcccaacaacaacaaccaacagctgccccaacaaacaacagctgccccaacaacaaccacaagctgccccaacaacccacaacaacacaacaactgcaacaacccaacaacaaccacaacagctgccccaacaacaacaacagctgccacaacaacaacaacaacaactgccccaacaacaaccacaactgccccaacaacaaacaactgctgccccaaccacaacaacacaacaaccacaacagcaacaacaacagctgccccaacaaccacaacaacagctgccccaacaaccacaacaactgccccaacaacaaccacaacagctgcaacaacaacagctgccccaacaccacaacagcaacaacaacaacaacaacaacaacagctgccccaacaaccacaacaactgcccaacaacaacaacaactgctgccccaacaacaacaacaacaacaactgcaacactgcaaccccaacaacaaccacaacaacacaactgccccaacaacaaccaccacaacaacaacaacaacaactgctgccccaacaacaacaacaaccaacaacaaccacacaacaacaacccaacaacaacaacaacaacagctgccaacaacaacaactgacaacaacaacaacagcagccccaacaacaactacaacagctgcaacaacaacaacaacaaccacaacagcagccccaacaacaacaaccacaacaactgccccaacaacaacaacaacaactgccccaacaacagcaacaacaacagcacaacagctgccccccaacaacaacaacaaacaaccaacaacaacaaccacaacaacaacccaacAACAACccacacaacaacaaccacaacagctgccccaacaaccaacaactgccaccaacaacaacaacagctgccccaacaacaacaacccaacaacaaccacaacaacacaacaacaactacaactgcaaccccaacaacaaccacaacaactgcaagtcccaacaacaacaacaactactgctgcaccaacaacaaccacaacagcagccccaacaacaactacaacaactgccccaacaacaacaacaacagctgccccaacaacaaccacaacaactgccccaacaaacaacaaacaacaacaacaacaacacaacagctgccccaacaacaaccacaacagctgccccaacaacaacaaccaacaacaacaacaaccacactgccccaacaacaaccacaacaaccaacaacaacaactgctgccccaacaacaactgcaacaactgcaaccccaacaacaacaacaacaactgcagccccaacaacaacaacagcggccccaacaacaaccacaaaaaccacaacagctgccccaactacaaccacaacaactgccccaacaacaacaaaacacaactgctgccccaacaacaacaactgccccacaacaactgccccaacaacaaccactgctgcaacaacaacggctgcaacaacaaccacaacaactgcagccccaacaacaaccacaacaactgctgtcccaacaacaactactacagctgccccaacaacaaccacacaactgccccaacaacaacaacaacccaacaaacaacaactgcccaacaacaacaaccaacaactgctgcaccaacaactacaactgcaaccccaacaacaaccacaacaacagctgccccaacaacaaccacaacaactgccccaacaacaactacagcggccccaacaacaaccacaacaactacaacagctgccccaacaacaaccacaactgccccaacaacaaccacaacaactgccccaacaacaacaaccacaactgctgcaccaacaactacaactgcaaccccaacaacaacaacatcaactgcagccccaacaacaactacagcttccccaacaacaacaacaacagcggccacaacaacaactacaacaactgcccccacaacaacaactacagctgccacaacaacgaccacaacaacttccccaacaaccacaacagctgccccaacaactacaacagctgccccaacaacaaccacaacaactgccgcaacaacaactacaccggccccaacaacaaccacaacaaccacaacagctgccccaacaacaaccacaacagctgccccaacaacgaccacaacaactgccccaacaacaacaaccacaacagctgtcccaacaactacaactgccccaacaacaaccacaactgctgcaccaacaactacaactgcaaccccaacaacaaccacaacaactgcagtcccaacaacaactactactgctgcaccaacaacaaccacaacagcagccccaacaacaactacaacaactgcccccacaacaacaactacagctgccccaacaacgaccacaacaactgccccaacaaccacaacagctgccccaacaaccacaacagctgccccaacaacaaccacaacagctgccccaacaacaaccacaacaactgccccaacaacaacaaccacaacaactgtcccaacaacaacaaccacaacagctgccccaacaacaactacagcggccccaacaacaaccacaacgaccacaacagcggccgcaacaacaacaaccacaacagctgccccaacaaccacaacagctgccgcaacaacaactgcagctgccccaacaacgaccacaacaactgccccaacaaccacaacagctgccccaacaaccacaacagctgccccaacaacaaccacaacagctgccccaacaacaactacagcggccccaacaaaaaccacaacaaccacaacagctgccccaacaacaaccacaacaactgccccaacaacaacaaccacaacaactgccccaacaacaacaaccacaacagctgcccaacaacaacaactacagcggccccaacaacaaccacaacaaccacaacagctgccccaacaacaac contains:
- the LOC120435616 gene encoding GATA zinc finger domain-containing protein 14-like → CNNCNPNNNNNNCSPNNNNSGPNNNHKNHNSCPNYNHNNCPNNNKTQLLPQQQQLPHNNCPNNNHCCNNNGCNNNHNNCSPNNNHNNSNNNHNNSCPNNNHNNCPNNNYSGPNNNHNNYNSCPNNNHNCPNNNHNNCPNNNNHNCCTNNYNCNPNNNNINCSPNNNYSFPNNNNNSGHNNNYNNCPHNNNYSCHNNDHNNFPNNHNSCPNNYNSCPNNNHNNCRNNNYTGPNNNHNNNYSGPNNNHNDHNSGRNNNNHNSCPNNHNSCRNNNCSCPNNDHNNCPNNHNSCPNNHNSCPNNNHNSCPNNNYSGPNKNHNNHNSCPNNNHNNCPNNNNHNNCPNNNNH
- the LOC120435859 gene encoding putative uncharacterized protein DDB_G0283431 produces the protein NNNSCPNNHNNSCPNNHNNCPNNNHNSCNNNNNNNNSSPNNNYNSCNNNNNNHNSSPNNNNHNNCPNNNNNNCPNNSNNNSTTAAPQQQQQTTNNNNHNNNPTTTHTTTTTTAAPTTNNCHQQQQQLPQQQQPNNNHNNTTTTTTATPTTTTTTASPN